The following are encoded together in the Gasterosteus aculeatus chromosome 7, fGasAcu3.hap1.1, whole genome shotgun sequence genome:
- the ablim2 gene encoding actin-binding LIM protein 2 isoform X4: MPVEKVFQQQAVHGPLEQQKQKPKPGGGPIPCQNCGKPCKGEALRVQNKHFHIKCFACKVCGCELAQGGFFVRQGEYICTGDYQQLYGTRCFSCQDFIEGEVVSALGKTYHPGCFVCAYCKQPFPAGDRVTFNGKECICQKCTQPLAASSPAPIQAVHNCCGCGKEFKNEQSLVALEKHWHLGCFKCKVCNKVLNAEYISKDGIPFCEMDYHAMFGIMCESCKKYITGKVLEAGEKHYHPTCARCARCEQMFAEGEEMYLQGSSIWHPPCRQAAKQEEKSKVRIQLNDIPEQQVTRTSSESITSVPASSASGSPSRVIYAKLGEEMLDYKDLAALPKTKAIYNIDRPDMLSYSPYVSYPSEERHYGESPQLLSPTPTEGDGEKSPRQRRPSSPSSNSSLGGCGRYTPCRSPQNYSRPGPELYLGGRHSSHAHDSSSLPLPPTQMGENKYPSTSAREPSSLPGCCTSGAEGSGVGDGVGFVKYSPTPVAGSVGLSFHLNPTTLAMLQQHNYIPYFRGSESGRSTPSLSTYSDGKSPSSTYVAAPRHFHVPETLVKDNIYRKPPIYKQHASRTSWQDGEDIKRTSWMILKSEIDGRMCPEDLDPSKSTSSLPTDTSQPNFPYNKSASLPGYGRNVIYKATEMGDDEVDPDSQSWGGMRGERKCLFPAFINVYWSTGIIPKI; the protein is encoded by the exons TATGTGGTTGTGAATTGGCCCAGGGGGGATTCTTCGTGCGTCAGGGAGAATACATCTGTACTGGGGACTACCAGCAATTGTATGGGACTCGCTGCTTCAGCTGCCAGGACTTCATTGAAGGGGAGGTGGTGTCCGCCCTGGGAAAGACCTATCACCCCGGCTGCTTTGTCTGCGCCTACTGCAA ACAGCCGTTCCCAGCCGGCGACCGAGTGACATTTAATGGAAAAGAGTGTATCTGCCAAAAGTGTACCCAGCCTCTCGCTGCCAGCAGCCCTGCACCCATACAGGCGGTCCACA ACTGCTGCGGCTGTGGGAAGGAGTTTAAGAATGAACAGTCTCTTGTAGCTCTGGAAAAGCACTGGCACCTGGGCTGCTTCAAGTGTAAAGTCTGCAACAAGGTGCTCAATGCCGAGTACATCAGCAA GGATGGAATCCCCTTCTGTGAGATGGACTACCACGCCATGTTTGGGATCATGTGTGAGAGCTGCAAGAAGTATATCACTGGAAAAGTCCTGGAG GCTGGAGAGAAGCACTACCACCCCACATGTGCCCGCTGCGCCCGCTGTGAGCAGATGTTtgcagagggagaagaaatGTACCTGCAAG GATCTTCTATCTGGCATCCACCATGCAGACAAGCAgccaagcaggaggagaagagtaAG GTCCGGATACAGCTCAATGACATCCCTGAGCAGCAG gtaaCCAGGACTTCTTCTGAGAGCATAACTTCAGTCCCAGCATCCAGCGCCTCAGGCTCTCCCAGCAGAGTTATCTAT GCCAAATTGGGAGAGGAGATGCTGGACTACAAGGACCTGGCAGCCTTGCCAAAGACCAAGGCCATCTATAACATAGACAGGCCCGACATGCTGTCCTACTCTCCATATGTCAGCTACCCGTCTGAGGAGAGGCACTACGGAGAG TCCCCCCAGCTGCTTTCTCCTACCCCTACTGAG GGCGATGGAGAGAAGTCACCCCGTCAGCGGAGGCCCTCCAGCCCCAGCTCTAACAGCTCCTTGGGAGGCTGTGGACGTTACACCCCCTGCCGTTCCCCACAGAATTATAGCCGGCCag GGCCAGAGTTGTACCTTGGTGGTAGACACAGCAGCCATGCCCATGATTCCAGTTCTCTTCCTTTGCCTCCAACCCAGATGGGTGAAAATAAGTACCCGTCCACCAGTGCCAGGGAACCATCTTCCCTTCCTGGTTGCTGTACTTCTGGGGCGGAAGGGAGTGGTGTGGGTGATGGTGTAGGTTTTGTCAAGTACTCGCCCACACCAGTAGCTGGCAGTGTAGGCTTGTCTTTTCACCTGAACCCCACCACCCTGGCcatgctgcagcagcacaaCTATATCCCTTACTTCAGAG GTAGTGAAAGTGGTCGGAGTACCCCCAGCTTATCCACCTATTCTGATGGCAAATCCCCTTCCTCTACATATGTGGCTGCTCCCCGGCATTTCCACGTACCAG AGACTCTGGTCAAAGATAATATCTATAGAAAACCCCCCATCTACAAACAGCATG CTTCTAGAACGTCCTGGCAGGATGGGGAGGATATCAAG AGGACCAGTTGGATGATCTTGAAAAGTGAGATTGATGGACGGATGTGTCCAGAAGACCTAGACCCCAGCAAATCCACCAGCAGTCTGCCTACTGACACCTCCCAGCCTA ATTTCCCCTACAACAAGTCTGCATCCTTACCTGGCTATGGAAGGAATGTCATCTATAAG GCTACTGAGATGGGGGATGATGAAGTGGACCCAGACTCCCAGAGCTGGGGAGGCATGAGAGGTgagagaaaatgtttatttcctGCTTTTATTAATGTTTATTGGAGCACCGGTATCATTcctaaaatataa
- the ablim2 gene encoding actin-binding LIM protein 2 isoform X6: MSSTVFQQQAVHGPLEQQKQKPKPGGGPIPCQNCGKPCKGEALRVQNKHFHIKCFACKVCGCELAQGGFFVRQGEYICTGDYQQLYGTRCFSCQDFIEGEVVSALGKTYHPGCFVCAYCKQPFPAGDRVTFNGKECICQKCTQPLAASSPAPIQAVHNCCGCGKEFKNEQSLVALEKHWHLGCFKCKVCNKVLNAEYISKDGIPFCEMDYHAMFGIMCESCKKYITGKVLEAGEKHYHPTCARCARCEQMFAEGEEMYLQGSSIWHPPCRQAAKQEEKSKVTRTSSESITSVPASSASGSPSRVIYAKLGEEMLDYKDLAALPKTKAIYNIDRPDMLSYSPYVSYPSEERHYGESPQLLSPTPTEGDGEKSPRQRRPSSPSSNSSLGGCGRYTPCRSPQNYSRPGPELYLGGRHSSHAHDSSSLPLPPTQMGENKYPSTSAREPSSLPGCCTSGAEGSGVGDGVGFVKYSPTPVAGSVGLSFHLNPTTLAMLQQHNYIPYFRGSESGRSTPSLSTYSDGKSPSSTYVAAPRHFHVPETLVKDNIYRKPPIYKQHASRTSWQDGEDIKRTSWMILKSEIDGRMCPEDLDPSKSTSSLPTDTSQPNFPYNKSASLPGYGRNVIYKATEMGDDEVDPDSQSWGGMRGERKCLFPAFINVYWSTGIIPKI; encoded by the exons TATGTGGTTGTGAATTGGCCCAGGGGGGATTCTTCGTGCGTCAGGGAGAATACATCTGTACTGGGGACTACCAGCAATTGTATGGGACTCGCTGCTTCAGCTGCCAGGACTTCATTGAAGGGGAGGTGGTGTCCGCCCTGGGAAAGACCTATCACCCCGGCTGCTTTGTCTGCGCCTACTGCAA ACAGCCGTTCCCAGCCGGCGACCGAGTGACATTTAATGGAAAAGAGTGTATCTGCCAAAAGTGTACCCAGCCTCTCGCTGCCAGCAGCCCTGCACCCATACAGGCGGTCCACA ACTGCTGCGGCTGTGGGAAGGAGTTTAAGAATGAACAGTCTCTTGTAGCTCTGGAAAAGCACTGGCACCTGGGCTGCTTCAAGTGTAAAGTCTGCAACAAGGTGCTCAATGCCGAGTACATCAGCAA GGATGGAATCCCCTTCTGTGAGATGGACTACCACGCCATGTTTGGGATCATGTGTGAGAGCTGCAAGAAGTATATCACTGGAAAAGTCCTGGAG GCTGGAGAGAAGCACTACCACCCCACATGTGCCCGCTGCGCCCGCTGTGAGCAGATGTTtgcagagggagaagaaatGTACCTGCAAG GATCTTCTATCTGGCATCCACCATGCAGACAAGCAgccaagcaggaggagaagagtaAG gtaaCCAGGACTTCTTCTGAGAGCATAACTTCAGTCCCAGCATCCAGCGCCTCAGGCTCTCCCAGCAGAGTTATCTAT GCCAAATTGGGAGAGGAGATGCTGGACTACAAGGACCTGGCAGCCTTGCCAAAGACCAAGGCCATCTATAACATAGACAGGCCCGACATGCTGTCCTACTCTCCATATGTCAGCTACCCGTCTGAGGAGAGGCACTACGGAGAG TCCCCCCAGCTGCTTTCTCCTACCCCTACTGAG GGCGATGGAGAGAAGTCACCCCGTCAGCGGAGGCCCTCCAGCCCCAGCTCTAACAGCTCCTTGGGAGGCTGTGGACGTTACACCCCCTGCCGTTCCCCACAGAATTATAGCCGGCCag GGCCAGAGTTGTACCTTGGTGGTAGACACAGCAGCCATGCCCATGATTCCAGTTCTCTTCCTTTGCCTCCAACCCAGATGGGTGAAAATAAGTACCCGTCCACCAGTGCCAGGGAACCATCTTCCCTTCCTGGTTGCTGTACTTCTGGGGCGGAAGGGAGTGGTGTGGGTGATGGTGTAGGTTTTGTCAAGTACTCGCCCACACCAGTAGCTGGCAGTGTAGGCTTGTCTTTTCACCTGAACCCCACCACCCTGGCcatgctgcagcagcacaaCTATATCCCTTACTTCAGAG GTAGTGAAAGTGGTCGGAGTACCCCCAGCTTATCCACCTATTCTGATGGCAAATCCCCTTCCTCTACATATGTGGCTGCTCCCCGGCATTTCCACGTACCAG AGACTCTGGTCAAAGATAATATCTATAGAAAACCCCCCATCTACAAACAGCATG CTTCTAGAACGTCCTGGCAGGATGGGGAGGATATCAAG AGGACCAGTTGGATGATCTTGAAAAGTGAGATTGATGGACGGATGTGTCCAGAAGACCTAGACCCCAGCAAATCCACCAGCAGTCTGCCTACTGACACCTCCCAGCCTA ATTTCCCCTACAACAAGTCTGCATCCTTACCTGGCTATGGAAGGAATGTCATCTATAAG GCTACTGAGATGGGGGATGATGAAGTGGACCCAGACTCCCAGAGCTGGGGAGGCATGAGAGGTgagagaaaatgtttatttcctGCTTTTATTAATGTTTATTGGAGCACCGGTATCATTcctaaaatataa
- the ablim2 gene encoding actin-binding LIM protein 2 isoform X11 gives MPVEKVFQQQAVHGPLEQQKQKPKPGGGPIPCQNCGKPCKGEALRVQNKHFHIKCFACKVCGCELAQGGFFVRQGEYICTGDYQQLYGTRCFSCQDFIEGEVVSALGKTYHPGCFVCAYCKQPFPAGDRVTFNGKECICQKCTQPLAASSPAPIQAVHNCCGCGKEFKNEQSLVALEKHWHLGCFKCKVCNKVLNAEYISKDGIPFCEMDYHAMFGIMCESCKKYITGKVLEAGEKHYHPTCARCARCEQMFAEGEEMYLQGSSIWHPPCRQAAKQEEKSKKQVRIQLNDIPEQQAKLGEEMLDYKDLAALPKTKAIYNIDRPDMLSYSPYVSYPSEERHYGESPQLLSPTPTEGDGEKSPRQRRPSSPSSNSSLGGCGRYTPCRSPQNYSRPGPELYLGGRHSSHAHDSSSLPLPPTQMGENKYPSTSAREPSSLPGCCTSGAEGSGVGDGVGFVKYSPTPVAGSVGLSFHLNPTTLAMLQQHNYIPYFRGSESGRSTPSLSTYSDGKSPSSTYVAAPRHFHVPETLVKDNIYRKPPIYKQHASRTSWQDGEDIKRTSWMILKSEIDGRMCPEDLDPSKSTSSLPTDTSQPNFPYNKSASLPGYGRNVIYKATEMGDDEVDPDSQSWGGMRGERKCLFPAFINVYWSTGIIPKI, from the exons TATGTGGTTGTGAATTGGCCCAGGGGGGATTCTTCGTGCGTCAGGGAGAATACATCTGTACTGGGGACTACCAGCAATTGTATGGGACTCGCTGCTTCAGCTGCCAGGACTTCATTGAAGGGGAGGTGGTGTCCGCCCTGGGAAAGACCTATCACCCCGGCTGCTTTGTCTGCGCCTACTGCAA ACAGCCGTTCCCAGCCGGCGACCGAGTGACATTTAATGGAAAAGAGTGTATCTGCCAAAAGTGTACCCAGCCTCTCGCTGCCAGCAGCCCTGCACCCATACAGGCGGTCCACA ACTGCTGCGGCTGTGGGAAGGAGTTTAAGAATGAACAGTCTCTTGTAGCTCTGGAAAAGCACTGGCACCTGGGCTGCTTCAAGTGTAAAGTCTGCAACAAGGTGCTCAATGCCGAGTACATCAGCAA GGATGGAATCCCCTTCTGTGAGATGGACTACCACGCCATGTTTGGGATCATGTGTGAGAGCTGCAAGAAGTATATCACTGGAAAAGTCCTGGAG GCTGGAGAGAAGCACTACCACCCCACATGTGCCCGCTGCGCCCGCTGTGAGCAGATGTTtgcagagggagaagaaatGTACCTGCAAG GATCTTCTATCTGGCATCCACCATGCAGACAAGCAgccaagcaggaggagaagagtaAG AAGCAGGTCCGGATACAGCTCAATGACATCCCTGAGCAGCAG GCCAAATTGGGAGAGGAGATGCTGGACTACAAGGACCTGGCAGCCTTGCCAAAGACCAAGGCCATCTATAACATAGACAGGCCCGACATGCTGTCCTACTCTCCATATGTCAGCTACCCGTCTGAGGAGAGGCACTACGGAGAG TCCCCCCAGCTGCTTTCTCCTACCCCTACTGAG GGCGATGGAGAGAAGTCACCCCGTCAGCGGAGGCCCTCCAGCCCCAGCTCTAACAGCTCCTTGGGAGGCTGTGGACGTTACACCCCCTGCCGTTCCCCACAGAATTATAGCCGGCCag GGCCAGAGTTGTACCTTGGTGGTAGACACAGCAGCCATGCCCATGATTCCAGTTCTCTTCCTTTGCCTCCAACCCAGATGGGTGAAAATAAGTACCCGTCCACCAGTGCCAGGGAACCATCTTCCCTTCCTGGTTGCTGTACTTCTGGGGCGGAAGGGAGTGGTGTGGGTGATGGTGTAGGTTTTGTCAAGTACTCGCCCACACCAGTAGCTGGCAGTGTAGGCTTGTCTTTTCACCTGAACCCCACCACCCTGGCcatgctgcagcagcacaaCTATATCCCTTACTTCAGAG GTAGTGAAAGTGGTCGGAGTACCCCCAGCTTATCCACCTATTCTGATGGCAAATCCCCTTCCTCTACATATGTGGCTGCTCCCCGGCATTTCCACGTACCAG AGACTCTGGTCAAAGATAATATCTATAGAAAACCCCCCATCTACAAACAGCATG CTTCTAGAACGTCCTGGCAGGATGGGGAGGATATCAAG AGGACCAGTTGGATGATCTTGAAAAGTGAGATTGATGGACGGATGTGTCCAGAAGACCTAGACCCCAGCAAATCCACCAGCAGTCTGCCTACTGACACCTCCCAGCCTA ATTTCCCCTACAACAAGTCTGCATCCTTACCTGGCTATGGAAGGAATGTCATCTATAAG GCTACTGAGATGGGGGATGATGAAGTGGACCCAGACTCCCAGAGCTGGGGAGGCATGAGAGGTgagagaaaatgtttatttcctGCTTTTATTAATGTTTATTGGAGCACCGGTATCATTcctaaaatataa
- the ablim2 gene encoding actin-binding LIM protein 2 isoform X1, whose translation MPVEKVFQQQAVHGPLEQQKQKPKPGGGPIPCQNCGKPCKGEALRVQNKHFHIKCFACKVCGCELAQGGFFVRQGEYICTGDYQQLYGTRCFSCQDFIEGEVVSALGKTYHPGCFVCAYCKQPFPAGDRVTFNGKECICQKCTQPLAASSPAPIQAVHNCCGCGKEFKNEQSLVALEKHWHLGCFKCKVCNKVLNAEYISKDGIPFCEMDYHAMFGIMCESCKKYITGKVLEAGEKHYHPTCARCARCEQMFAEGEEMYLQGSSIWHPPCRQAAKQEEKSKKQVRIQLNDIPEQQVTRTSSESITSVPASSASGSPSRVIYAKLGEEMLDYKDLAALPKTKAIYNIDRPDMLSYSPYVSYPSEERHYGESPQLLSPTPTEGDGEKSPRQRRPSSPSSNSSLGGCGRYTPCRSPQNYSRPGPELYLGGRHSSHAHDSSSLPLPPTQMGENKYPSTSAREPSSLPGCCTSGAEGSGVGDGVGFVKYSPTPVAGSVGLSFHLNPTTLAMLQQHNYIPYFRGSESGRSTPSLSTYSDGKSPSSTYVAAPRHFHVPETLVKDNIYRKPPIYKQHASRTSWQDGEDIKRTSWMILKSEIDGRMCPEDLDPSKSTSSLPTDTSQPNFPYNKSASLPGYGRNVIYKATEMGDDEVDPDSQSWGGMRGERKCLFPAFINVYWSTGIIPKI comes from the exons TATGTGGTTGTGAATTGGCCCAGGGGGGATTCTTCGTGCGTCAGGGAGAATACATCTGTACTGGGGACTACCAGCAATTGTATGGGACTCGCTGCTTCAGCTGCCAGGACTTCATTGAAGGGGAGGTGGTGTCCGCCCTGGGAAAGACCTATCACCCCGGCTGCTTTGTCTGCGCCTACTGCAA ACAGCCGTTCCCAGCCGGCGACCGAGTGACATTTAATGGAAAAGAGTGTATCTGCCAAAAGTGTACCCAGCCTCTCGCTGCCAGCAGCCCTGCACCCATACAGGCGGTCCACA ACTGCTGCGGCTGTGGGAAGGAGTTTAAGAATGAACAGTCTCTTGTAGCTCTGGAAAAGCACTGGCACCTGGGCTGCTTCAAGTGTAAAGTCTGCAACAAGGTGCTCAATGCCGAGTACATCAGCAA GGATGGAATCCCCTTCTGTGAGATGGACTACCACGCCATGTTTGGGATCATGTGTGAGAGCTGCAAGAAGTATATCACTGGAAAAGTCCTGGAG GCTGGAGAGAAGCACTACCACCCCACATGTGCCCGCTGCGCCCGCTGTGAGCAGATGTTtgcagagggagaagaaatGTACCTGCAAG GATCTTCTATCTGGCATCCACCATGCAGACAAGCAgccaagcaggaggagaagagtaAG AAGCAGGTCCGGATACAGCTCAATGACATCCCTGAGCAGCAG gtaaCCAGGACTTCTTCTGAGAGCATAACTTCAGTCCCAGCATCCAGCGCCTCAGGCTCTCCCAGCAGAGTTATCTAT GCCAAATTGGGAGAGGAGATGCTGGACTACAAGGACCTGGCAGCCTTGCCAAAGACCAAGGCCATCTATAACATAGACAGGCCCGACATGCTGTCCTACTCTCCATATGTCAGCTACCCGTCTGAGGAGAGGCACTACGGAGAG TCCCCCCAGCTGCTTTCTCCTACCCCTACTGAG GGCGATGGAGAGAAGTCACCCCGTCAGCGGAGGCCCTCCAGCCCCAGCTCTAACAGCTCCTTGGGAGGCTGTGGACGTTACACCCCCTGCCGTTCCCCACAGAATTATAGCCGGCCag GGCCAGAGTTGTACCTTGGTGGTAGACACAGCAGCCATGCCCATGATTCCAGTTCTCTTCCTTTGCCTCCAACCCAGATGGGTGAAAATAAGTACCCGTCCACCAGTGCCAGGGAACCATCTTCCCTTCCTGGTTGCTGTACTTCTGGGGCGGAAGGGAGTGGTGTGGGTGATGGTGTAGGTTTTGTCAAGTACTCGCCCACACCAGTAGCTGGCAGTGTAGGCTTGTCTTTTCACCTGAACCCCACCACCCTGGCcatgctgcagcagcacaaCTATATCCCTTACTTCAGAG GTAGTGAAAGTGGTCGGAGTACCCCCAGCTTATCCACCTATTCTGATGGCAAATCCCCTTCCTCTACATATGTGGCTGCTCCCCGGCATTTCCACGTACCAG AGACTCTGGTCAAAGATAATATCTATAGAAAACCCCCCATCTACAAACAGCATG CTTCTAGAACGTCCTGGCAGGATGGGGAGGATATCAAG AGGACCAGTTGGATGATCTTGAAAAGTGAGATTGATGGACGGATGTGTCCAGAAGACCTAGACCCCAGCAAATCCACCAGCAGTCTGCCTACTGACACCTCCCAGCCTA ATTTCCCCTACAACAAGTCTGCATCCTTACCTGGCTATGGAAGGAATGTCATCTATAAG GCTACTGAGATGGGGGATGATGAAGTGGACCCAGACTCCCAGAGCTGGGGAGGCATGAGAGGTgagagaaaatgtttatttcctGCTTTTATTAATGTTTATTGGAGCACCGGTATCATTcctaaaatataa
- the ablim2 gene encoding actin-binding LIM protein 2 isoform X3, with amino-acid sequence MPVEKVFQQQAVHGPLEQQKQKPKPGGGPIPCQNCGKPCKGEALRVQNKHFHIKCFACKVCGCELAQGGFFVRQGEYICTGDYQQLYGTRCFSCQDFIEGEVVSALGKTYHPGCFVCAYCKQPFPAGDRVTFNGKECICQKCTQPLAASSPAPIQAVHNCCGCGKEFKNEQSLVALEKHWHLGCFKCKVCNKVLNAEYISKDGIPFCEMDYHAMFGIMCESCKKYITGKVLEAGEKHYHPTCARCARCEQMFAEGEEMYLQGSSIWHPPCRQAAKQEEKSKQVRIQLNDIPEQQVTRTSSESITSVPASSASGSPSRVIYAKLGEEMLDYKDLAALPKTKAIYNIDRPDMLSYSPYVSYPSEERHYGESPQLLSPTPTEGDGEKSPRQRRPSSPSSNSSLGGCGRYTPCRSPQNYSRPGPELYLGGRHSSHAHDSSSLPLPPTQMGENKYPSTSAREPSSLPGCCTSGAEGSGVGDGVGFVKYSPTPVAGSVGLSFHLNPTTLAMLQQHNYIPYFRGSESGRSTPSLSTYSDGKSPSSTYVAAPRHFHVPETLVKDNIYRKPPIYKQHASRTSWQDGEDIKRTSWMILKSEIDGRMCPEDLDPSKSTSSLPTDTSQPNFPYNKSASLPGYGRNVIYKATEMGDDEVDPDSQSWGGMRGERKCLFPAFINVYWSTGIIPKI; translated from the exons TATGTGGTTGTGAATTGGCCCAGGGGGGATTCTTCGTGCGTCAGGGAGAATACATCTGTACTGGGGACTACCAGCAATTGTATGGGACTCGCTGCTTCAGCTGCCAGGACTTCATTGAAGGGGAGGTGGTGTCCGCCCTGGGAAAGACCTATCACCCCGGCTGCTTTGTCTGCGCCTACTGCAA ACAGCCGTTCCCAGCCGGCGACCGAGTGACATTTAATGGAAAAGAGTGTATCTGCCAAAAGTGTACCCAGCCTCTCGCTGCCAGCAGCCCTGCACCCATACAGGCGGTCCACA ACTGCTGCGGCTGTGGGAAGGAGTTTAAGAATGAACAGTCTCTTGTAGCTCTGGAAAAGCACTGGCACCTGGGCTGCTTCAAGTGTAAAGTCTGCAACAAGGTGCTCAATGCCGAGTACATCAGCAA GGATGGAATCCCCTTCTGTGAGATGGACTACCACGCCATGTTTGGGATCATGTGTGAGAGCTGCAAGAAGTATATCACTGGAAAAGTCCTGGAG GCTGGAGAGAAGCACTACCACCCCACATGTGCCCGCTGCGCCCGCTGTGAGCAGATGTTtgcagagggagaagaaatGTACCTGCAAG GATCTTCTATCTGGCATCCACCATGCAGACAAGCAgccaagcaggaggagaagagtaAG CAGGTCCGGATACAGCTCAATGACATCCCTGAGCAGCAG gtaaCCAGGACTTCTTCTGAGAGCATAACTTCAGTCCCAGCATCCAGCGCCTCAGGCTCTCCCAGCAGAGTTATCTAT GCCAAATTGGGAGAGGAGATGCTGGACTACAAGGACCTGGCAGCCTTGCCAAAGACCAAGGCCATCTATAACATAGACAGGCCCGACATGCTGTCCTACTCTCCATATGTCAGCTACCCGTCTGAGGAGAGGCACTACGGAGAG TCCCCCCAGCTGCTTTCTCCTACCCCTACTGAG GGCGATGGAGAGAAGTCACCCCGTCAGCGGAGGCCCTCCAGCCCCAGCTCTAACAGCTCCTTGGGAGGCTGTGGACGTTACACCCCCTGCCGTTCCCCACAGAATTATAGCCGGCCag GGCCAGAGTTGTACCTTGGTGGTAGACACAGCAGCCATGCCCATGATTCCAGTTCTCTTCCTTTGCCTCCAACCCAGATGGGTGAAAATAAGTACCCGTCCACCAGTGCCAGGGAACCATCTTCCCTTCCTGGTTGCTGTACTTCTGGGGCGGAAGGGAGTGGTGTGGGTGATGGTGTAGGTTTTGTCAAGTACTCGCCCACACCAGTAGCTGGCAGTGTAGGCTTGTCTTTTCACCTGAACCCCACCACCCTGGCcatgctgcagcagcacaaCTATATCCCTTACTTCAGAG GTAGTGAAAGTGGTCGGAGTACCCCCAGCTTATCCACCTATTCTGATGGCAAATCCCCTTCCTCTACATATGTGGCTGCTCCCCGGCATTTCCACGTACCAG AGACTCTGGTCAAAGATAATATCTATAGAAAACCCCCCATCTACAAACAGCATG CTTCTAGAACGTCCTGGCAGGATGGGGAGGATATCAAG AGGACCAGTTGGATGATCTTGAAAAGTGAGATTGATGGACGGATGTGTCCAGAAGACCTAGACCCCAGCAAATCCACCAGCAGTCTGCCTACTGACACCTCCCAGCCTA ATTTCCCCTACAACAAGTCTGCATCCTTACCTGGCTATGGAAGGAATGTCATCTATAAG GCTACTGAGATGGGGGATGATGAAGTGGACCCAGACTCCCAGAGCTGGGGAGGCATGAGAGGTgagagaaaatgtttatttcctGCTTTTATTAATGTTTATTGGAGCACCGGTATCATTcctaaaatataa